Proteins encoded within one genomic window of Ranitomeya variabilis isolate aRanVar5 chromosome 4, aRanVar5.hap1, whole genome shotgun sequence:
- the LOC143766825 gene encoding uncharacterized protein LOC143766825 isoform X1, protein MDMDRDKMAERILHLTLEILFRLTGEDYIVVKKTSSDHCQDPVSEGWGRPLSPITGPPPHPLIHEDINDQKILELTYKMIELLTGEVPVRCQDVAVYFSMDEWEYLEGHRDLYKNVIMEVPQPLTSPDLSSKRTTPERCPRPLLPQDCNQEEPSAPQDHQGEDLTHINTRETYVRDDEWCKEEIPTYDHPAGDCTRRSEGQLTSSVFKSDDLEILQDKTEGIAVTPDISSSIHSKDLSSGPMKQVPSSDSLRTTKENQSHKRGIKKQSASKANKSFSCSECGKCFNRKSDLVNHHRTHTGEKPFSCSECGKCFTRKLDLVNHHRTHTGEKPFSCSECGKCFKWKINLDSHQRIHTREKPFTCSECGKCFNQKWSLVSHQRTHKEKPFSCSECGKCFRLKSLLVTHHRIHTGEKPFSCSECGKCFRLKSLLVTHHRIHTGVKPFSCSECGKCFNQKRHLVRHQSSHKEEKPFSCSECGKCFTLKSLLVTHHRIHTGVKPFSCSECGKCFNLKSDLVRHHRIHTGEKPFSCLECGKCFNQKWNLVSHQITHKEKPFYCSECGKCFNQKWNLVSHQRTHKEEKPFSCSECGKYFNLKSGLVRHHRTHTGEKPFSCSECGKSFNQKWNLVSHQRIHTEEKPFSCSECGKCFNQKSDLVRHHRTHTGEKPFSCSECGICFNRKALLVRHQSSHTENPFSFS, encoded by the exons atggatatggacagagacaagatggcggagaggatattacacctcaccctagagatcctcttccggcttactggagag gattacatagtggtgaagaagacctctagtgatcactgtcaggaccctgtgtctgagggatggggaagacccctgagcccaatcacggggcctccacctcaccccctgatccatgaggacatcaatgaccagaagatcctagaactcacctacaagatgattgagctgctgactggagag gttcctgtaaggtgtcaggatgtcgctgtctatttctccatggatgagtgggagtatttagaaggacacagagatctgtacaagaatgtcataatggaggttccccagcccctcacatctccag atctatccagtaagaggacaacaccagagagatgtccccgtcctcttcttccacaggactgtaaccaagaagaacccagtgctcctcaggatcatcag ggtgaagatctgacccacatTAATACtagagagacatatgtgagggatgatgagtggtgtaaagaggagattcccacatatgaccacccag caggtgactgtaccaggagatcagagggacagttgacatcttcagtttttaaatctgatgatcttgagatcctacaagataaaACTGAAGGgattgctgttactccagatatatcatcatccattcacagcaaagaccTGTCATCTggtcctatgaaacaggtcccatcttctgattcattgcgaactactaaggaaaatcaaagtcataaacgaggcattaaaaaacaatctGCTTCTAAAGCAAATAagtcattttcctgttcagaatgtgggaaatgttttaaccggaaatcagatttggttaatcaccatagaactcacacaggagagaagcctttttcctgttcagaatgtgggaaatgttttacccggaaattagatttggttaatcaccatagaactcacacaggggagaagcctttttcctgttcagaatgtgggaaatgttttaaatggaaaataaatcTTGATAGCCATCAAAGAATCCACACACGGGAGAAACCTtttacctgttcagaatgtgggaaatgttttaaccagaaatggagtcttgttagtcaccagagaactcacaaagagaagcctttttcctgttcagaatgtgggaaatgttttagacttaaatcactgcttgttactcaccacagaattcacacaggggagaagcctttttcctgttcagaatgtgggaaatgttttagacttaaatcactgcttgttactcaccatagaattcacacaggggtgaaacctttttcctgttcagaatgtgggaaatgttttaaccagaaacgtcatcttgttagacatcagagcagtcacaaagaggagaagcctttttcctgttcagaatgtgggaaatgttttacacttaaatcactgcttgttactcaccatagaattcacacaggggtgaaacctttttcctgttcagaatgtgggaaatgttttaacttgaaatcagatttggttaggcaccatagaattcacacaggggagaagcctttttcctgtttagaatgtgggaaatgttttaaccagaaatggaatcttgttagtcaccagataaCTCACAAAGAGAAGCCTTTttactgttcagaatgtgggaaatgttttaaccagaaatggaatcttgttagtcaccagagaactcacaaagaggagaagcctttttcctgttcagaatgtgggaaatattttaacctgaAATCAGGtttggttaggcaccatagaactcacacaggggagaagcctttttcctgttcagaatgtgggaaaagttttaaccagaaatggaatcttgttagtcaccagagaattcacacagaggagaagcctttttcctgttcagaatgtgggaaatgttttaaccagaaatcagatttagttaggcaccatagaactcacacaggggagaagcctttttcctgttcagaatgtgggatatgttttaacaggaaagcgcttcttgttaggcatcagagcagtcacacagagaaccctttttcattttcttaa